In Ignavibacteria bacterium, the sequence CAATGACCATGCCCTTTTGATGAGCTATGATTCCCAAACAGTGAATATGTCTACAATTGTGCCGGGCGGCAATCCAAACTGTCTGGTCATAGGCCTGGTTATCCAGGAAATTGACGCTCAAAAAAATGTCGTGTTTCAGTGGAGAAGCTGGGACGCTATCCCGATAACGGACGCGCAGCATCAGAACATGACCGACTCATTCCTGGATTACATTCACGGAAATGCAATCGATCTTGATCATGACGGAAATATTCTGATCTCTTCCAGGCATCTAGATGAGATTACAAAAATAAGCAGGGAAACAGGACAGATAATTTGGAGACTCGGCGGACCGGCAAACCAGTTCACGTTCGTAAACGACCCTGATAAATTTAATTACCAGCATGGCATACGCAGGCTTCCCAATGGAAATATTCTGCTTTTTGATAACGGCAATTTTCATACTCCCCCGCATTCCAGGGCTGTTGAGTATTCATTAGACGAGGTGAACAAAACAGCAACCCTTGTTTGGCAGTACAGGAATACACCTGATAACTTCGGGTTCGCTATGGGATTTGCCCAAAGGCTTGATAACGGAAATACCCTTATATCCTGGGGTTCAACAAATCCAACCCTTACAGAAGTAACACCTGCAGGAACGATCGCGCTGGAAATGTCACTTTCTCAGGGTGTGTATTCATACCGGGCTTTTAAATTTCCGTGGGATGGCAAGCCACTGTACATTGATCTTACCGCTGCCAAGATCCCGACAGCATACAGGTTAAAACAGAATTATCCAAATCCTTTTAATCCTGCAACTAAAATCGATTTTGATCTTCCTGAAAATGCTTTTGTAAATCTGAGCATTTATGATGTATTGGGAAAAGAGGTTAAAAACATTTATAACACAGAGCTTCCGGCTGGTCCGTATTCAGTAAGCTTTAGCTCATCCCAACTGCCTTCAGGTGTATATTTTTATAAATTAACCTCCAATAATTTTACGGAAACCAAAAAA encodes:
- a CDS encoding aryl-sulfate sulfotransferase, encoding MKKLYILTAVFFLFIQCVDTFSEINYTVPVNNSKYVKINSNIIIGFNYSLPYDLALNDIRFTVTGSISGLKQGTVTIAGERKKIIFQPNSSFHYGEKVQVKAEIRSSKITEITEFSFTAEKYRVKNGINSNQREFYSYDLFKEYNNLLTGDIPSLSVTVSENPAEGKIFMSNFPFTAIPNTPHLIIAENSGEVYSAFKLGANALDFKKEPNGNLVYFNSVLSRYYEFNREYQLIDSFYCGNGYITDGHELRILSNDHALLMSYDSQTVNMSTIVPGGNPNCLVIGLVIQEIDAQKNVVFQWRSWDAIPITDAQHQNMTDSFLDYIHGNAIDLDHDGNILISSRHLDEITKISRETGQIIWRLGGPANQFTFVNDPDKFNYQHGIRRLPNGNILLFDNGNFHTPPHSRAVEYSLDEVNKTATLVWQYRNTPDNFGFAMGFAQRLDNGNTLISWGSTNPTLTEVTPAGTIALEMSLSQGVYSYRAFKFPWDGKPLYIDLTAAKIPTAYRLKQNYPNPFNPATKIDFDLPENAFVNLSIYDVLGKEVKNIYNTELPAGPYSVSFSSSQLPSGVYFYKLTSNNFTETKKMVIIK